One window of Fusobacterium polymorphum genomic DNA carries:
- a CDS encoding V-type ATP synthase subunit F: MYKIAVIGDKDSVLAFKILGVDVFVTLDAQEARKTIDRIAKENYGIIFVTEQLAKDIPETIKRYNSEVIPAIILIPSNKGSLNIGLENIDKNVEKAIGSNIL, from the coding sequence ATGTATAAGATAGCTGTAATAGGAGATAAAGATTCTGTCTTAGCTTTTAAGATTCTTGGTGTAGATGTCTTTGTAACATTAGATGCACAGGAAGCAAGAAAAACTATTGATAGAATAGCAAAAGAAAATTATGGAATTATCTTTGTTACAGAGCAACTTGCAAAAGATATTCCAGAAACTATAAAGAGATATAACAGTGAGGTTATACCTGCTATTATATTGATACCAAGCAATAAAGGAAGTTTAAATATAGGTTTGGAAAATATAGATAAAAATGTAGAAAAGGCTATTGGTTCAAATATATTATAG
- the thiC gene encoding phosphomethylpyrimidine synthase ThiC, whose translation MYKTQMEAAKKGILTREMKSIAESEAMDEKVLMERVAKGEIAISANKKHSSLLAKGVGTGLSTKINVNLGISKDCPNVDKELEKVKIAIDMKADAIMDLSSFGKTEEFRKKLIAMSTAMVGTVPVYDAIGFYDKELKDIKAEEFLDVVRKHAEDGVDFVTIHAGLNREAVNLFKRNERITNIVSRGGSLMYAWMELNNAENPFYENFDKLLDICEEYDMTISLGDALRPGCLNDATDACQIKELITLGELTKRAWKRNVQIIIEGPGHMAIDEIEANVKLEKKLCHNAPFYVLGPLVTDIAPGYDHITSAIGGAIAAAAGVDFLCYVTPAEHLRLPNLDDMKEGIIASRIAAHAADISKKVPNAIDWDNRMAKYRADIDWEGMFTEAIDEEKARRYRKESTPENEDTCTMCGKMCSMRTMKKVMSGKDVNILK comes from the coding sequence ATGTATAAAACTCAAATGGAAGCTGCTAAAAAAGGAATTTTAACTAGGGAAATGAAAAGTATTGCAGAAAGTGAAGCTATGGATGAAAAAGTTTTAATGGAAAGAGTAGCAAAGGGTGAAATTGCTATTTCTGCTAATAAAAAACACAGTTCTCTTTTAGCAAAAGGAGTTGGAACAGGTTTATCTACAAAAATTAATGTAAATTTAGGAATTTCAAAGGATTGCCCTAATGTGGATAAGGAATTAGAAAAAGTAAAGATTGCCATAGATATGAAGGCAGATGCAATAATGGATTTGAGTTCATTTGGTAAGACAGAAGAATTTAGAAAAAAATTAATTGCTATGTCTACTGCAATGGTTGGAACAGTTCCTGTTTATGATGCCATAGGTTTCTATGATAAGGAATTAAAGGATATAAAGGCAGAAGAATTTTTAGATGTGGTAAGAAAACATGCAGAAGATGGAGTAGATTTTGTTACTATTCATGCAGGATTGAATAGAGAAGCAGTGAATCTTTTCAAAAGAAATGAAAGAATAACTAACATTGTTTCAAGAGGAGGTTCTCTTATGTATGCTTGGATGGAGCTTAATAATGCAGAAAACCCATTCTATGAAAACTTTGATAAACTTCTTGATATTTGTGAAGAATACGATATGACAATAAGTTTAGGAGATGCACTAAGACCAGGTTGTTTAAATGATGCAACAGATGCCTGTCAAATAAAAGAGCTAATAACACTAGGAGAATTGACAAAAAGAGCCTGGAAAAGAAATGTACAAATAATAATTGAAGGACCAGGGCATATGGCAATAGATGAAATTGAAGCAAATGTGAAATTGGAAAAGAAACTTTGTCACAATGCACCTTTCTATGTGCTAGGACCATTGGTAACAGATATTGCACCAGGTTATGACCATATCACTTCAGCTATTGGTGGAGCAATAGCAGCTGCTGCCGGAGTTGATTTTCTATGTTATGTAACACCAGCAGAACATCTAAGATTACCAAACTTAGATGATATGAAAGAAGGAATAATTGCTTCTCGTATAGCTGCCCATGCTGCTGATATAAGTAAAAAAGTTCCAAATGCTATTGATTGGGATAATAGAATGGCAAAATATAGAGCAGATATAGATTGGGAAGGAATGTTCACAGAGGCAATAGATGAAGAAAAAGCTAGAAGATACAGAAAAGAGTCTACCCCTGAAAATGAAGATACCTGCACTATGTGTGGAAAAATGTGTTCTATGAGAACTATGAAAAAAGTAATGTCAGGTAAAGATGTAAATATTTTAAAATAA
- the thiH gene encoding 2-iminoacetate synthase ThiH: MDLENINSDIIDKVISKMTSYDYNSFSNEDVKDALNKDYLSIKDFQALLSPKAINYIEEMAMKAKECREKYFGNSVYMFTPLYISNYCDNYCVYCGFNSHNKIKRARLDFEQIEVELKEIAKTGLEEILILTGESERYSNVKYIGEACKLARKYFNNVGVEIYPVNAKDYEYLNSCGVDYVTIFQETYNNEKYKKLHLEGHKKVFSYRFNSQERALMGGMRGVAFGALLGLDDFRKDAFSTGYHAYLLQKKYPHSEISISCPRLRPVINNLKIEKEIVTERELFQIICAYRLFLPFANITISTRENPIFRDNIIKIAATKISAGVDTGIGAHSECSNKKGDEQFEIADKRTVTEIFEKIKSEDLQPVMNDYIYLKD; this comes from the coding sequence ATGGATTTAGAAAATATCAACTCAGATATTATAGATAAAGTAATAAGTAAAATGACTTCTTATGATTATAATTCTTTTTCAAATGAGGATGTAAAGGATGCTTTAAATAAAGATTATTTATCTATAAAAGATTTTCAGGCACTTCTATCCCCAAAAGCTATAAATTATATTGAAGAAATGGCAATGAAAGCAAAAGAATGTAGAGAAAAATATTTTGGAAATTCTGTATATATGTTTACTCCCTTATATATTTCAAATTACTGTGATAATTACTGTGTCTACTGTGGTTTTAATTCACATAATAAGATAAAAAGAGCTAGATTAGACTTTGAACAAATAGAAGTTGAATTAAAAGAGATAGCAAAAACAGGTTTGGAAGAAATTCTTATACTTACAGGAGAAAGTGAAAGATATTCTAATGTTAAATATATAGGGGAAGCTTGTAAATTGGCTAGGAAATATTTTAATAATGTTGGAGTTGAAATATATCCAGTAAATGCAAAAGATTATGAGTACCTAAATTCTTGTGGAGTTGACTATGTAACAATCTTTCAAGAAACATATAATAATGAAAAATATAAAAAACTACATTTAGAAGGACATAAGAAAGTTTTTTCATATAGATTTAATTCACAAGAAAGAGCTTTAATGGGTGGAATGAGAGGAGTTGCTTTTGGAGCATTGTTAGGTTTAGATGATTTTAGAAAAGATGCTTTTTCAACTGGTTATCACGCTTATCTCTTACAAAAAAAATATCCACATAGTGAAATTTCTATTTCTTGCCCAAGGTTAAGACCTGTTATTAATAATTTAAAAATAGAAAAAGAAATTGTTACAGAAAGAGAATTATTTCAAATTATATGTGCATATAGATTGTTTTTACCCTTTGCTAATATAACAATATCTACAAGAGAAAATCCTATTTTTAGAGATAATATTATAAAAATAGCTGCAACAAAAATTTCAGCAGGAGTGGATACAGGAATAGGTGCACATAGTGAATGCTCAAATAAAAAAGGTGATGAACAATTTGAAATAGCTGATAAAAGGACAGTAACTGAAATATTTGAAAAGATAAAAAGTGAAGACTTACAACCTGTGATGAATGACTATATTTATTTAAAGGATTAA
- a CDS encoding V-type ATP synthase subunit K: MENIMTIFQQYGGVVFGVLGAALAVLLSGIGSARGVGIAGQAAAGLVIDEPEKFGKAMVLQLLPGTQGLYGFVIGLFIMFRLSPEMTIAEGLYLLMAGLPVGFVGLRSALYQGQVAVAGINILAKNETHQTKGIILAVMVETYAILAFAMSFLLLNQVKF; encoded by the coding sequence ATGGAAAATATAATGACAATATTTCAACAATATGGTGGAGTAGTATTTGGAGTTTTAGGTGCAGCACTTGCAGTTTTATTATCTGGTATTGGTTCAGCAAGAGGAGTTGGAATTGCAGGACAAGCAGCAGCAGGTTTAGTTATTGATGAACCTGAAAAGTTTGGTAAAGCTATGGTACTTCAACTTTTACCAGGAACACAAGGACTTTATGGTTTTGTAATTGGACTATTTATTATGTTTAGACTTTCACCTGAAATGACAATAGCAGAAGGTTTGTATTTGTTAATGGCAGGACTTCCAGTTGGTTTTGTTGGATTGAGATCAGCTCTATATCAAGGGCAAGTTGCAGTAGCAGGAATCAATATTTTGGCTAAAAATGAAACTCATCAAACAAAAGGAATAATACTTGCAGTAATGGTTGAAACTTATGCAATTTTAGCATTTGCAATGTCTTTCCTATTACTAAATCAAGTAAAATTTTAA
- a CDS encoding thiazole synthase: MKDSFKLGNKEFNSRFILGSGKYSNEIINSAINYAGAEIVTVAMRRAVSGVQENILDYIPKNITLLPNTSGARNAEEAVKIARLARECTQGDFIKIEVIKDSKYLLPDNYETIKATEILAKEGFIVMPYMYPDLNVARALRDAGASCIMPLAAPIGSNRGLITKEFIQILIDEIDLLVIVDAGIGKPSQACEAMEMGVTAIMANTAIATANDIPRMARAFKYAIQAGREAYLAKLGRVLEKGASASSPLTGFLNEVD; the protein is encoded by the coding sequence ATGAAAGATAGTTTTAAACTTGGTAATAAAGAATTTAACTCAAGATTTATTCTTGGTTCAGGTAAATATTCAAATGAAATAATAAACAGTGCTATTAACTATGCAGGTGCAGAAATAGTAACTGTTGCAATGAGAAGGGCTGTTAGTGGAGTTCAAGAAAATATTTTAGATTATATTCCTAAGAATATAACCTTACTTCCTAATACTTCTGGTGCAAGAAATGCCGAAGAAGCAGTAAAAATAGCAAGACTTGCAAGAGAATGTACTCAGGGAGATTTTATTAAAATTGAAGTAATAAAAGATAGTAAATATCTTTTGCCAGATAACTATGAAACTATAAAAGCAACTGAAATATTAGCAAAAGAAGGCTTTATTGTGATGCCATATATGTATCCAGATTTGAATGTTGCAAGAGCTTTAAGAGATGCAGGAGCAAGTTGTATAATGCCACTAGCAGCACCAATAGGTTCTAATAGAGGGCTAATAACAAAAGAGTTTATACAAATTTTAATAGATGAAATAGATTTACTAGTAATAGTTGATGCAGGTATAGGAAAACCCTCACAAGCCTGTGAAGCAATGGAAATGGGGGTAACTGCAATTATGGCTAATACTGCAATAGCGACTGCAAATGATATTCCAAGAATGGCAAGAGCTTTTAAGTATGCAATACAAGCTGGGAGAGAAGCCTATCTTGCAAAATTAGGTAGAGTTTTAGAAAAGGGAGCTTCTGCTTCTTCACCACTTACTGGCTTTTTAAATGAGGTGGACTAA
- a CDS encoding thiamine phosphate synthase codes for MLENKIKLNIITNRKLCENENLERQIEKIFSAYEKKIILKNFEIVTLTLREKDLGKNEYLNLVEKIYPICKRYRIDLILHQNYDLNLDEKYKIEGIHLSYDNFKSLNKNIREELIKKYKKIGVSIHSIDEVKEVEMLGATYIVAGHIFETDCKKNLEPRGLNFIKELSSILTIPIFAIGGINQEKSHLAINSGAFGVCMMSSLMKY; via the coding sequence ATGTTGGAAAATAAGATAAAATTAAATATCATTACTAATAGAAAATTATGTGAAAATGAAAATCTTGAAAGGCAAATTGAAAAAATTTTTTCAGCTTATGAGAAAAAAATAATTTTAAAAAATTTTGAAATTGTCACTCTCACTTTAAGAGAAAAAGATTTAGGTAAAAATGAATATTTAAACTTAGTAGAAAAAATCTATCCTATTTGTAAAAGATATAGGATAGATTTAATACTTCATCAAAATTATGATTTAAACTTAGATGAAAAATATAAAATTGAAGGGATTCATTTAAGTTATGATAATTTTAAATCTTTAAATAAGAATATTAGGGAAGAGCTTATAAAAAAATATAAAAAGATAGGAGTTTCTATACATAGTATTGATGAAGTAAAAGAAGTAGAAATGTTAGGAGCAACTTATATAGTTGCGGGACATATATTTGAAACAGATTGTAAAAAAAATTTAGAACCTAGAGGACTGAATTTTATTAAAGAATTATCTTCTATATTAACTATTCCAATATTTGCAATAGGTGGAATAAATCAAGAAAAGTCTCATTTAGCTATAAATAGTGGAGCTTTTGGAGTATGTATGATGTCAAGTTTGATGAAATATTAA
- the thiS gene encoding sulfur carrier protein ThiS, producing the protein MAEINGKYEEINDINLLDYLIKNKYRVDRVVVDYNGDIVKKADFSKINIKNTDKIEIVCFVGGG; encoded by the coding sequence ATGGCAGAGATTAATGGAAAATATGAAGAAATTAATGATATTAATTTGCTAGATTATTTAATAAAAAATAAATATAGAGTGGATAGAGTTGTTGTTGACTACAATGGAGATATAGTAAAAAAAGCAGATTTTTCAAAAATTAATATAAAAAATACTGATAAGATAGAAATTGTATGTTTTGTTGGTGGTGGATAA
- a CDS encoding V-type ATP synthase subunit C yields the protein MDRELFIQPSVRIRNLEKKLLTKIQFERLYEADDLQDSIRHLNETVYSEDLAKIDRAENFEVALSNSLNRTYNEALSLCPVKELVDVLTYRFAFHNIKVTVKEKILQENFEHIYSKVHYEDLDNLRKQFETEKGEKGTWYEDTVIQAYKTFEETKDPEKIEFFIDKRYFEKVLEISKKLELDLVEEYFRAMIDFINIRTFIRCKRQEQDISVLKEALIQGGYIDTDDICTYFYKEIQDLVNAYKNTKIGKSLFLGLKGYNETGRLLLFEKHMENYLTNLLKERVKRMPYGPEIIFAYVHAKEIEIKNLRIALVGRANGLSPDFIKERLRETYV from the coding sequence ATGGATAGAGAACTATTTATTCAGCCAAGTGTTAGAATAAGAAATCTTGAAAAGAAACTCTTAACAAAAATTCAATTTGAAAGATTATATGAAGCAGATGATTTACAAGATTCAATAAGACACTTAAATGAAACTGTTTATTCAGAAGATTTAGCAAAAATAGATAGGGCAGAAAATTTTGAAGTAGCTCTTTCCAATTCATTGAACAGAACTTATAATGAGGCTTTATCCCTTTGTCCAGTTAAAGAACTTGTAGATGTTTTAACTTATAGATTTGCCTTTCATAATATAAAGGTTACTGTTAAAGAAAAAATTTTACAAGAAAATTTTGAACATATTTATTCAAAAGTCCATTATGAAGACTTAGACAATCTAAGAAAACAGTTTGAAACAGAAAAAGGTGAAAAAGGTACTTGGTATGAAGATACTGTAATTCAAGCATATAAGACTTTTGAAGAAACAAAAGATCCAGAAAAAATAGAATTTTTCATAGATAAAAGATATTTTGAAAAAGTTTTAGAAATTTCCAAAAAACTTGAACTTGATTTAGTGGAAGAATATTTTAGAGCTATGATAGATTTTATAAATATTAGAACCTTTATTCGTTGTAAAAGACAAGAGCAAGATATATCTGTTTTGAAGGAAGCATTGATTCAAGGTGGATATATAGATACAGATGATATTTGTACTTATTTCTATAAGGAAATACAAGATTTAGTTAATGCTTATAAGAATACTAAAATAGGAAAGAGCTTATTTTTGGGTTTAAAGGGTTACAATGAAACTGGAAGATTGTTGTTATTTGAAAAACATATGGAGAATTATTTAACTAATCTTTTAAAAGAAAGAGTAAAGAGAATGCCTTATGGACCAGAGATTATTTTTGCCTATGTGCATGCAAAAGAAATTGAAATTAAAAATTTAAGAATAGCTTTGGTTGGTAGAGCTAATGGACTTTCACCAGATTTCATAAAAGAAAGGTTGCGTGAAACTTATGTATAA
- the thiF gene encoding sulfur carrier protein ThiS adenylyltransferase ThiF → MDLKEEDLLKRNIKGISEKLKKAKVCILGLGGLGSNVAVLFARAGIGYLKLIDFDVVEANNLNRQQYRISHIGMKKTEAMKSIIKEINPFIELDTLDIKVNRENIHSIVGDIEIIVEAFDRAETKAMTLEELLTNKNKIVVSASGMAGLGPANEIITRKIKDNFYLIGDNYSDYEECSGIMSTRVMLCAAHQANIVLRLILGEKGE, encoded by the coding sequence ATGGACTTAAAAGAAGAAGATTTACTTAAAAGAAATATAAAAGGCATATCTGAAAAATTGAAAAAAGCAAAAGTTTGTATTTTAGGTTTGGGTGGCTTAGGCTCTAATGTAGCTGTTTTATTTGCAAGAGCAGGAATAGGGTATTTAAAGTTGATTGATTTTGATGTAGTTGAAGCAAATAATTTAAATAGACAACAATATAGAATATCTCATATAGGAATGAAAAAAACAGAAGCAATGAAAAGTATTATAAAAGAAATTAATCCTTTTATAGAACTTGATACCTTAGATATAAAAGTAAATAGGGAAAATATCCATTCAATAGTTGGAGATATAGAAATTATTGTAGAAGCTTTTGATAGAGCTGAAACAAAAGCTATGACATTAGAAGAATTACTAACAAATAAAAATAAAATAGTTGTATCTGCCTCTGGAATGGCAGGTTTAGGACCAGCAAATGAAATTATTACAAGAAAAATTAAAGATAATTTTTATTTAATAGGGGATAATTATTCTGACTATGAAGAATGTTCAGGTATTATGTCAACAAGAGTTATGCTTTGTGCTGCCCACCAAGCCAATATAGTTTTAAGATTGATATTGGGAGAAAAAGGAGAATAA
- a CDS encoding V-type ATP synthase subunit E, whose product MSNLDNLVAEILQQAKKETNRILTKAKAENLEFTEKENKKIQREVDILEQKSKEEAISLKERILSNANLKSRDMILQAKEELVDRVLEKALERLKNIDKNSYLEFVENILKSLKISKNAEIILMRKMKEEFGDEIFGYKISEDVVESGCSIKDGKVVFNNEFSNLLEFNKEDLEKEILKKIFG is encoded by the coding sequence ATGTCCAATTTAGATAATCTTGTTGCTGAAATTTTGCAACAAGCCAAGAAAGAAACAAATAGAATATTAACAAAAGCAAAGGCTGAAAATCTTGAGTTTACTGAAAAAGAAAATAAGAAAATTCAAAGGGAAGTTGATATTTTAGAACAAAAATCAAAAGAGGAAGCAATATCTCTAAAAGAGAGAATTTTATCTAATGCAAATTTAAAATCAAGAGATATGATACTTCAAGCTAAAGAAGAACTAGTTGATAGGGTATTAGAAAAAGCCTTAGAAAGACTTAAAAATATTGATAAAAATAGTTATTTGGAATTTGTTGAAAATATTTTAAAAAGTTTAAAAATTTCAAAGAATGCTGAAATTATACTAATGAGAAAAATGAAAGAAGAATTTGGAGATGAAATATTTGGTTATAAGATTTCAGAGGATGTTGTTGAGTCGGGTTGTAGTATAAAAGATGGAAAAGTGGTATTTAATAACGAATTCTCAAATCTTTTAGAGTTTAACAAGGAAGATTTAGAAAAAGAAATTTTAAAGAAAATTTTTGGATAG
- a CDS encoding V-type ATP synthase subunit I, translating to MAIVKMKKFKLFALEKDRKALLKELQKFDYVHFIKTSNEENEDLKEVELPENINLLKEKSQKVKWMKNFLLKLFPKEAKEEISNSSTEHLLFVQIEQQADKYDFNKDYETLDRISKEIETNKEEIINLEIRRKEIDSWRNIKEPIENLKAFKTAKVFLGTVPKKSFETLKDSVRNFDKVYVEEISQDSTMINLMVLGSKLEEKELRNQLKTHSFTELNFDFKGTFEEEFERIKLREEEIKKADSKLKNTAERLLKVIPKLEVQDNYLDNLLLRENIVSNFKKTDTVDVIEGYIPADMEYEFQKLITRISSRNSFLEISDVDKDNPEVPILLKNSGLTGLFASITQMYALPRYNEIDPTPILSIFYWVFFGMMVADFAYGLILCLVSGIALIVGSFSETTRKFLKFFFALSFSTMIWGLLYGSAFGDLIKLPTQVLDSSKDFMSILILSVIFGAVHLVIGLAIKAYILIKNGHFMDAIYDVFLWYLTLASLIMLILAGKFGFSEFTKNILLVCTLVGMLGIVAFGARDAETIVGRIGGGIYSLYGITSYIGDFVSYLRLMALGLAGGFIAVAINIIVKMLVSGGILGIILGVIVFAFGQSFNIFLSFLSAYVHTSRLMYVEFFSKFYEGGGKAFKKFRI from the coding sequence ATGGCAATAGTTAAAATGAAAAAGTTTAAATTATTTGCTCTTGAAAAAGATAGAAAAGCTTTATTAAAAGAGTTACAAAAATTTGATTATGTCCATTTCATCAAAACCTCAAATGAAGAAAATGAAGATTTAAAAGAAGTAGAACTTCCTGAAAATATTAATCTACTTAAAGAAAAAAGTCAAAAAGTTAAGTGGATGAAAAATTTTTTATTAAAACTTTTTCCTAAAGAAGCTAAGGAAGAAATTTCAAACAGTTCCACTGAACACTTACTTTTTGTACAAATAGAACAGCAGGCAGATAAATACGATTTTAATAAAGATTATGAAACTTTGGATAGAATAAGCAAAGAAATTGAGACTAATAAAGAGGAAATTATAAATCTTGAAATTAGAAGAAAAGAGATTGATAGTTGGAGAAATATAAAAGAGCCTATTGAAAATTTAAAAGCTTTTAAAACAGCAAAAGTATTTTTAGGTACTGTACCAAAGAAAAGTTTTGAAACTCTGAAAGATAGTGTAAGGAATTTTGATAAGGTATATGTAGAAGAAATTTCACAAGATTCAACTATGATAAATTTAATGGTTTTAGGTTCAAAATTAGAGGAAAAAGAATTAAGAAATCAATTGAAAACTCATAGTTTTACAGAACTTAATTTTGATTTTAAAGGTACTTTTGAAGAAGAGTTTGAAAGAATAAAACTAAGAGAAGAAGAAATCAAAAAAGCTGATAGTAAGTTAAAAAATACAGCAGAAAGACTTTTAAAAGTCATTCCAAAATTAGAAGTACAAGATAATTATTTGGATAATTTATTATTGAGAGAAAATATAGTTTCTAATTTCAAAAAAACAGATACTGTGGATGTTATAGAAGGATATATTCCAGCAGATATGGAATATGAATTTCAAAAACTTATTACAAGAATTTCAAGTAGAAATAGTTTTTTAGAAATTTCAGATGTGGATAAGGACAATCCAGAAGTACCAATTTTACTAAAAAATTCTGGACTAACTGGTTTATTTGCTTCTATTACTCAAATGTATGCACTACCTAGATATAATGAAATTGACCCTACACCAATATTATCAATATTTTATTGGGTATTCTTTGGAATGATGGTGGCAGATTTTGCCTATGGCTTAATATTGTGTTTGGTCTCAGGTATTGCATTGATAGTAGGAAGTTTTAGTGAAACAACTAGAAAATTTTTAAAATTTTTCTTTGCATTAAGTTTTTCAACTATGATATGGGGATTACTATATGGTAGTGCCTTTGGTGATTTAATTAAATTACCAACTCAAGTCTTAGATTCATCAAAAGATTTTATGTCTATTTTAATATTATCAGTGATATTTGGAGCAGTTCATTTAGTAATAGGGTTAGCTATTAAAGCATATATTCTTATAAAAAATGGGCATTTTATGGATGCTATATATGATGTTTTCTTATGGTATTTGACTTTAGCAAGTTTAATTATGCTTATTCTTGCTGGAAAATTTGGATTTAGTGAATTCACTAAAAATATTCTTTTAGTTTGTACTCTTGTTGGAATGTTAGGTATAGTTGCCTTTGGAGCAAGAGATGCAGAAACTATTGTAGGAAGAATAGGTGGAGGAATTTATTCACTATATGGAATTACCTCATATATAGGAGATTTTGTTTCTTATTTAAGACTTATGGCATTGGGCTTAGCAGGAGGTTTTATAGCAGTTGCTATAAATATTATTGTAAAAATGCTAGTAAGTGGAGGAATACTTGGAATTATACTTGGAGTAATTGTATTTGCATTTGGACAATCATTTAATATATTTTTAAGTTTCTTATCTGCTTATGTACATACTTCAAGACTTATGTATGTAGAATTTTTCTCTAAATTCTATGAAGGTGGAGGAAAGGCATTTAAAAAATTCAGGATATAG